Proteins encoded by one window of Polyangiaceae bacterium:
- a CDS encoding c-type cytochrome, producing MKRGLCLAALLFAGCQTVTSPPPSDAALVRARLAEPDGMRVFALRCASCHGETGNAPGAPPVMGPGTLARFDRVADLQAFVAERMPPNDPVSEDDARAVSRYLAAIAGRH from the coding sequence GTGAAGCGCGGCCTTTGCCTCGCGGCGCTGCTGTTCGCGGGCTGCCAAACGGTGACGTCCCCTCCGCCTTCGGATGCCGCGCTGGTGCGCGCGCGCTTGGCGGAGCCCGATGGCATGCGCGTGTTCGCGCTGCGCTGCGCTTCCTGTCACGGCGAGACCGGGAACGCGCCTGGAGCGCCGCCGGTGATGGGCCCGGGCACGCTCGCGCGCTTCGACCGTGTGGCAGATCTGCAAGCCTTTGTCGCCGAGCGCATGCCCCCGAACGATCCCGTTTCTGAAGACGACGCCCGCGCGGTGAGCCGGTATCTGGCCGCCATCGCGGGCCGGCATTGA